One genomic segment of Candidatus Tanganyikabacteria bacterium includes these proteins:
- a CDS encoding DUF932 domain-containing protein — MQTLVDLLTTVSRRHQELAPEDVPVDLGNLGFRVRDGRVWVRGLGRLGPLPLADRARSQLLVRLGIPEGHFHRCPDPLKEAQLKWFLRNGDHDRRALVRTVHGREVRAILGSRYAPLDDALVLPLVAGLLADTPCTVEWCDFSADSTHVRLVFERDAKEVRPGDVVKAGIHVVNSETGCRAIHIDSLVFRLVCSNGLVRSEPELHTAFRHVGRPERLEDALRKAILTARSGAEGLLTRFQVATVQPIGNPEDFAASLAERHGLAEPRRDAIAARLRESGDLTVYGAVNAITAVARDEASAEARYQLERVGAALLGT; from the coding sequence ATGCAAACTCTCGTCGACCTTCTCACCACCGTCTCCCGGCGCCACCAGGAGCTCGCGCCCGAGGATGTGCCGGTCGACCTCGGCAACCTCGGCTTCCGCGTGCGGGACGGCCGCGTCTGGGTACGCGGCCTCGGGCGGCTCGGTCCGCTGCCGCTGGCCGATCGCGCCAGGAGCCAGCTACTGGTCCGCCTCGGAATTCCCGAGGGCCATTTCCATCGCTGCCCCGACCCGTTGAAGGAGGCGCAGCTCAAATGGTTCCTGCGAAATGGCGACCACGATCGCCGCGCCTTGGTGCGCACCGTCCACGGCCGCGAGGTCCGGGCGATCCTCGGCAGCCGCTACGCGCCCCTCGACGACGCGTTGGTGCTGCCGCTTGTCGCCGGCCTGCTCGCCGACACGCCGTGCACCGTCGAGTGGTGCGACTTCTCGGCCGATTCCACCCACGTGCGCCTGGTGTTCGAGCGCGACGCCAAGGAGGTGCGGCCCGGAGACGTGGTGAAGGCGGGCATCCACGTGGTCAACAGCGAGACCGGCTGCCGCGCCATCCACATCGACTCGCTGGTCTTCCGGCTCGTTTGCTCCAACGGCCTGGTCCGCAGCGAGCCCGAGTTGCACACCGCCTTCCGGCACGTCGGCCGGCCGGAGCGCCTCGAGGACGCCCTGCGCAAGGCGATTCTCACCGCGCGGTCTGGCGCGGAGGGCTTGCTGACGCGCTTCCAGGTCGCCACCGTGCAACCCATCGGGAATCCCGAAGACTTCGCGGCCAGCCTGGCCGAGCGGCATGGCCTCGCCGAGCCGCGCCGGGACGCCATCGCGGCCAGGCTGCGCGAGAGCGGCGATCTCACGGTCTACGGGGCGGTAAACGCCATCACCGCCGTGGCTCGCGACGAGGCCTCCGCGGAGGCACGGTACCAGCTGGAGCGCGTCGGCGCGGCCCTCCTGGGGACGTAG
- a CDS encoding RidA family protein yields MERTRVSSGASWEPKLGYCRAVRAGNQIFVSGTIAIDADGHIVGPGDPYVQALHILRIIAHALEELGSSLSDVVRTRIYLANFNDLEEVGRAHRETFANFPPANTVIEVARLIEQAHRVEIEADAIVS; encoded by the coding sequence ATGGAGCGTACGAGAGTCAGCAGCGGGGCGTCCTGGGAGCCGAAGCTTGGCTACTGCCGGGCCGTGCGGGCCGGCAACCAGATCTTCGTCTCGGGCACCATCGCCATCGACGCCGACGGGCACATCGTGGGCCCCGGCGATCCTTACGTCCAGGCCCTCCACATCCTGCGGATCATCGCGCATGCCCTCGAGGAGCTCGGGTCCTCCCTCTCGGACGTCGTGCGCACGCGCATCTACCTGGCCAACTTCAACGACCTCGAGGAGGTCGGCCGGGCGCATCGCGAGACCTTCGCCAACTTTCCGCCCGCCAACACCGTGATCGAGGTGGCCCGCCTGATCGAGCAAGCGCATCGCGTGGAAATCGAGGCCGACGCCATCGTGTCGTAG
- a CDS encoding transcriptional repressor: MHDPIQTLKAHGIQPSAQRVAIAEYVLQTDEHPSAEQVLARVSPHCPMVSRATVYNTLNLFVRKGLLRELLLAEGKVVFDPHVEPHHHFVDDETGAILDVPFEAVAVGSVEGLPHLDVREVQVVMRGRVRRHTRA; the protein is encoded by the coding sequence ATGCACGACCCGATCCAGACCCTAAAGGCCCACGGCATCCAGCCGTCGGCCCAGCGGGTGGCGATCGCCGAGTACGTGCTCCAGACCGACGAGCACCCGTCGGCCGAGCAGGTGCTCGCCCGCGTGAGCCCGCATTGCCCGATGGTGTCCCGGGCCACGGTCTACAACACCCTCAACCTCTTCGTCCGCAAGGGCCTGTTGCGGGAGCTCCTCCTCGCCGAGGGCAAGGTGGTCTTCGACCCGCATGTCGAGCCGCACCACCACTTCGTGGACGACGAGACCGGCGCCATCCTCGACGTGCCGTTCGAGGCCGTCGCGGTCGGCTCGGTGGAAGGATTGCCCCACCTCGACGTGCGCGAGGTGCAGGTCGTCATGCGCGGGCGCGTGCGCAGGCATACCCGGGCTTGA
- a CDS encoding peroxiredoxin, with protein MITVGDRFPDFALKAVVSMAPGEEFKEIRGGSYPGKWRVFFFWPMDFTFICPTEIQEFGRRSGDFASLGAQVLGISTDTHFVHLAWRREHPALRDLPIPMLADTKRDLSEALGILHRQDGVCLRATYVVDPDGVVRHVSVNDLSVGRNVDEVLRILEALQTDELTPCNWRPGEPTLSAA; from the coding sequence ATGATCACCGTCGGAGATCGCTTCCCCGACTTCGCACTCAAGGCCGTCGTCAGCATGGCGCCGGGCGAGGAGTTCAAGGAGATCCGCGGCGGGTCCTACCCCGGAAAGTGGCGCGTGTTCTTCTTCTGGCCCATGGACTTCACCTTCATCTGCCCCACCGAGATCCAAGAGTTCGGCCGGCGGAGCGGAGACTTCGCGTCGCTCGGCGCGCAGGTGCTCGGCATCAGTACCGATACCCACTTCGTGCACCTGGCCTGGCGACGCGAGCACCCGGCGCTCCGCGACCTGCCGATCCCCATGCTCGCCGACACCAAGCGCGACCTGTCCGAGGCCCTGGGGATCCTGCACCGGCAGGACGGCGTGTGCCTCCGCGCCACGTACGTCGTGGATCCCGACGGCGTCGTGCGCCACGTCAGCGTCAACGACCTCTCGGTCGGGCGGAACGTGGACGAGGTCCTGCGTATCCTGGAGGCGCTGCAGACCGACGAACTCACGCCCTGCAACTGGCGGCCGGGCGAACCGACCTTGAGCGCGGCGTGA
- a CDS encoding YceI family protein: MAWILDAAHSSVGFAVKHLMVSTVRGQFKTYSATIDLDPADVTRSKVSAEIDAASLDTRDEKRDEHLRSADFFDVANHPKLTFESKRIDRIDGDTYRIVGDLTIRGTTRVIALDAEFFGMQKSPWGDTRTGFSLRGTLNRKDFDLTWNVALETGGVLVGDKVTLEIEVEAIQPAQVPAAV; encoded by the coding sequence ATGGCCTGGATTCTCGATGCGGCGCACTCGTCGGTCGGCTTTGCGGTCAAGCATCTGATGGTGTCGACGGTCCGCGGCCAGTTCAAGACCTACTCCGCCACGATCGACCTCGACCCCGCCGACGTCACGCGGTCGAAGGTGAGCGCCGAGATCGACGCGGCGAGCCTCGACACGCGCGACGAGAAGCGCGACGAGCACCTGCGCAGCGCCGATTTCTTCGACGTGGCGAACCATCCCAAGCTCACGTTCGAGAGCAAGCGGATCGACCGGATCGACGGCGACACCTACCGGATCGTCGGCGACCTGACCATTCGCGGCACGACCCGCGTGATCGCCCTGGACGCCGAGTTCTTCGGCATGCAGAAGTCGCCGTGGGGCGACACGCGCACGGGCTTCTCGCTGCGGGGCACTCTCAATCGCAAGGATTTCGACCTGACCTGGAACGTGGCGCTCGAGACCGGCGGCGTCCTGGTCGGCGACAAGGTCACGCTGGAGATCGAGGTCGAAGCCATCCAGCCAGCGCAGGTACCGGCGGCCGTCTAG
- a CDS encoding helix-turn-helix transcriptional regulator, with product MDSDKNRVVLGDHVCQAYHQAVEIIGRRWSGAILYVLCSRPKRFSELREAVPDISDRLLTERLKELEDEGIVLREVSTGRPLQVIYSLTPKGQALKPIIEEIQRWASEWHAPQAHHHAAD from the coding sequence ATGGATAGCGATAAGAATCGTGTCGTCCTGGGAGACCACGTCTGCCAGGCGTACCACCAGGCGGTCGAGATCATCGGCCGGCGCTGGTCTGGCGCGATTCTCTACGTGCTCTGCTCGCGGCCGAAGCGCTTCTCGGAATTGCGCGAGGCCGTCCCCGATATCAGCGATCGCTTGCTGACCGAACGCCTCAAGGAACTGGAGGACGAGGGCATCGTCCTGCGCGAAGTCAGCACCGGCAGGCCGCTCCAGGTCATCTACAGCCTCACGCCCAAGGGCCAGGCCCTCAAGCCCATCATCGAGGAAATCCAGCGCTGGGCGTCGGAGTGGCACGCGCCGCAAGCGCACCACCACGCGGCCGACTAG
- a CDS encoding HEAT repeat domain-containing protein, with protein METSEFERRVGDPVPGVRLAALAELADLAKRKEAGAEFVPALLGLLGEPAGEVRSAAATALGWIAFRAQTADPALLEPATRLLDDPVAMIRHDGAWILESLAQRGVADGKAIPALIRNLGHDNGDTRAASAFCLYELAKIGHADPAALTALEKLAATATDQTESRAATSPPADLKRRLGKVPR; from the coding sequence GTGGAAACATCCGAGTTCGAACGCCGGGTCGGCGACCCGGTCCCGGGAGTGCGCCTCGCTGCGCTGGCCGAACTGGCCGATCTGGCGAAGCGCAAGGAGGCGGGCGCGGAGTTCGTGCCCGCGTTGCTCGGCCTGCTAGGCGAGCCGGCGGGCGAGGTGCGAAGCGCGGCCGCGACAGCACTGGGCTGGATCGCCTTCCGGGCCCAGACCGCGGATCCGGCGCTGCTGGAGCCTGCGACGCGCTTGCTGGACGATCCCGTCGCCATGATCCGCCACGACGGGGCATGGATCCTCGAATCCCTGGCGCAACGCGGCGTGGCCGACGGCAAGGCCATTCCCGCGCTCATCCGCAACCTCGGTCACGACAACGGCGACACGCGGGCGGCCTCGGCCTTCTGCCTGTACGAGCTAGCCAAGATCGGCCATGCCGACCCGGCGGCCCTCACTGCCCTCGAGAAGCTCGCGGCGACGGCCACCGACCAGACCGAGAGTCGGGCAGCGACGAGCCCGCCGGCCGACCTGAAGCGGCGCCTGGGCAAGGTCCCGCGCTGA
- a CDS encoding SdpI family protein, giving the protein MEARDGTLDLRVPPLQIVLVALMVVAGAALYPSLPDRLPMHWDVAGRIDRWADKTFWSVFFQPLLAAGMVALAWLLPRIDPLKASYARFRGSYELIIDLIVGFIAFLYAVTLYAAFDPQLRVDTLVIVGTGLLFAILGNQLSKVKRNFFVGIRTPWTLASEAVWLRTHRLGGRILMAAGLAATLTALLPPPWNFAVYMALIVGASVVLIASSYVIYRRLERAGLLSDGLG; this is encoded by the coding sequence ATGGAAGCCCGTGACGGAACCCTCGATCTGCGCGTGCCGCCGTTGCAGATCGTCCTGGTCGCCCTGATGGTCGTCGCGGGCGCGGCCCTGTACCCGAGCCTGCCCGATCGGCTGCCGATGCACTGGGACGTGGCGGGAAGGATAGACCGCTGGGCGGACAAGACGTTCTGGTCGGTCTTCTTCCAGCCGTTGCTGGCCGCTGGCATGGTGGCCCTGGCCTGGCTGCTGCCGCGCATCGATCCGCTCAAGGCCAGCTACGCCAGGTTCCGCGGCTCGTACGAGCTGATCATCGACCTGATCGTCGGCTTCATCGCCTTCCTGTACGCCGTCACGCTCTACGCCGCGTTCGACCCGCAGTTGCGGGTCGACACCCTCGTCATCGTGGGGACGGGCCTGCTCTTCGCGATCCTGGGCAACCAGCTCTCCAAGGTGAAACGCAACTTCTTCGTGGGCATCCGTACGCCATGGACGCTGGCCTCCGAGGCGGTCTGGCTGCGGACCCATCGCCTGGGAGGGCGGATCCTGATGGCAGCCGGCTTGGCCGCCACGCTGACGGCCCTCCTGCCCCCGCCGTGGAACTTCGCGGTGTACATGGCGCTCATCGTGGGCGCGTCGGTAGTGCTCATCGCGTCGTCGTACGTCATCTACCGCCGGCTGGAGCGGGCGGGGTTGCTGTCCGACGGGCTGGGCTAG
- a CDS encoding winged helix-turn-helix transcriptional regulator — translation MNAVFSALADPTRRAILGMLAKGDLSAGQIADSFEMAKPSVSHHLSALKAADLVEVRRQGQSLVYSINTTVLEDALAAFLNVVGLGRVGPAAEIPEESHGSP, via the coding sequence TTGAACGCGGTCTTTTCCGCCCTGGCGGATCCCACGCGCCGAGCCATCCTCGGGATGCTCGCGAAGGGGGATCTGTCCGCGGGGCAGATCGCCGACTCGTTCGAGATGGCCAAGCCGTCGGTCTCCCACCACCTGTCGGCCCTGAAGGCCGCCGACCTGGTGGAGGTCCGGCGCCAGGGCCAGAGCCTCGTCTACTCGATCAACACCACGGTCCTGGAAGACGCTCTGGCGGCCTTCCTGAACGTCGTGGGGCTGGGGCGGGTAGGCCCGGCCGCCGAGATCCCGGAGGAGAGCCATGGAAGCCCGTGA